The DNA region GTGTACCGTTTCCTCACCCTTGCAGAGCGCTTCGGGTACGAGGGGGTTTTCCTCGGTCCTGCTCGTTCTCCAGAGGAAGTTGTGGATGCAGTANNNNNNNNNNGGAAGGCCCCTCTGCAGTCATGGTTGGGTACCGCCTTACCGAAGGCGTGGCAAGGGAGCTCTTCAAAAAACTCAAAGAGCTTGTGGTGGAGCACAATCTCTCGGGTGTTACCTGGATGCTGAGTTGCACCCCCCAAATTGAGCCCGTGGCTCGAGAAACCGGCCTTTTCGCCTACATTTTCACGGGGAAGGAGCCGTTTTCGGAGATTGTGGCAAGTCTCACCACCTCTTGCGAGAGCAAAGAGGAGGAACTCTACCCTCAAACTCTTCCCGAGAGAATTGCCGCAAAGCATCCTTTTCCCCTCCTCCGACACCACTTTGGCCTTCCCTCGGTTGCAGAGACCGTCGAGGGTGTACGGCGCATAAGCGAGGCAAAGGTTGTCGATGTCATCTCTCTTGGCCCGGACCAGAATGCCCAGGAATTCTTCTTTGAGCCCCACCTTATGGACGAAACCCACAAAGGCGCCGGGGGAGTTCCCCTAAGAAGGAGAGAGGACCTCGTTGCCATCTTTGAAGCTTCTCGGACCGGGAATTTTCCTCTTCTCCGCTGCTACAGCGGAACGAACCACCTCAGAGAGTGGGCGCATCTCCTTCACGAGACAATCCACATCGCCTGGGGAGCGGTACCCGTTTTCTGGTACAGTGAGCTCGACGGGCGTTCCAGAAGACCTCTCCCCCGGGCTATTGAAGAGAATCTCGAGGCGATGGCAACCTATGCGGAGCTTGGTGTTCCTCTTGAAGTCAACGATGCCCACCAGTGGAGCCTTCGGGACGCTCCGGATAGTGTTGCAGTGGCTTCCTTCTTCCTTGGGGCGTACATTGCCAAAAAACTCGGAGTCCGGTACTACGTGGCGCAGTACATGCTGAACACCCCGCCTGGAATTTCTCCTCGGGCAGACTTGGCGAAAATGCTTGCCAAGAAGGACCTTATTGCTGCTCTCGAAGACGAAAACTTTACGATCTTCACCCAGATCCGCGGAGGGTTGGCCCACTTTTCTCCTCACCTTGACATGGCCAAAGGGCAGCTTGCGGCCTCGACGTTTCTTGGTCTTTTCCTCAAACCCCACATTGTCCACGTTGTGAATTTCTCAGAGGGAGACCACCTTGCCCGTCCCGAGGAGGTCATTGAGAGTGCCCACATCGTTCAGGGGGTTTTCCGAGATGCTCTCTTCGACCTGCCCGATGTCACGAGGGATTCTTTCGTTGAGGAGCACCGGGAACGGATAAAGAACGAAGCCCTTATCCTCCTTGAGGCTGTGCGGTGCCTCGGAAAGGACAAAGAAGGAGATCCTTTCCTTAACCCAGGAGTCCTGAGCATGGCGGTTGAGAAGGGCTTTTTTGATGCACCCCACCTTGCAGGAAACCCCTGGGCTTTGGGAAAGGTGCAGACGAGAATTATTGATGGTGTTCTCTACGCTGTCGATGAAAACGGTAGGGTTCTCTCCGAAAAGGAGCGCATCGCAAAGCTTAAAGGATTCCCTCTTTGAGGAGGAGTTCGGCAATCTGAATGGCGTTGAGAGCGGCACCCTTGCGGAGTTGGTCCCCCACAACCCAGAGGTTAAGCCCTCGCTCTGAGGAAATATCTTCCCGTATTCGTCCCACGTAGCATGCGTCCTTTCCGGCTACAAAAAGTGGCATGGGATAGGAGCGGTTCTGTGGGTCATCCTGGACAACCACTCCCTCGAAACTCGAGAGGAGCTCAATGGCCTTCTCTCGAGTGATTTTCCGCTCCGTTTCAATGTTGAGGGCTACCGAGTGAGCCCGAAAAACAGGAACCCGAACACAGGTTGCTGTGACCTGGATGGTGGGGTCTTCCATGATTTTTCTGGTTTCCCAGACCATTTTCATTTCCTCTTTGGTGTAGAAGTTCTCCAAAAATACATCGATTTGGGGGATGAGGTTGAAGGCAATTTGATACGGGAATACCTTAACCTCAAGGGGTTTCCCCTGAGCGTAGGCGATGACCTGCTCTTCGAGTTCTCGCATAGCCTGGGCTCCTGCTCCAGAGGTTGCCTGGTAACTTGCGGCAACAATGCGGCGGATTTTCCCGTAATCGTGGAGCGGCTTGAGGGGAACAATGGAGATGATTGTGGTGCAGTTCGGATTGGCGATGATGCCTCTTCTCTTCACGTCATGGACACGGTGGGGGTTCACCTCCGGAACGATGAGCGGAACATCGTCCTCAAGACGAAACGCCGAGGAATTGTCTATGACCAGGCATCCACTTGAGGTGGCACAAGGAGCAAACTCCCGGCTCACCGAAGCCCCAGCACTAAAGAGGGCAAGATCGCACCCCTTGAAGCTTGAAGGACTCAGGACCTCTACGGGGATATCCTCTCCCTTGAAGCGAACTTTCTTTCCCAGTGAACGAGGCGAGGCCAAAGGTCTCAAATCACCCACTGGGAAGTTTCGTTCTTCAAGGATACGGAGCATTTCCTGGCCTACAGCGCCCGTGGCACCAACCACTGCAACTC from Candidatus Caldatribacterium sp. includes:
- a CDS encoding aspartate-semialdehyde dehydrogenase, with the protein product MRTLRVAVVGATGAVGQEMLRILEERNFPVGDLRPLASPRSLGKKVRFKGEDIPVEVLSPSSFKGCDLALFSAGASVSREFAPCATSSGCLVIDNSSAFRLEDDVPLIVPEVNPHRVHDVKRRGIIANPNCTTIISIVPLKPLHDYGKIRRIVAASYQATSGAGAQAMRELEEQVIAYAQGKPLEVKVFPYQIAFNLIPQIDVFLENFYTKEEMKMVWETRKIMEDPTIQVTATCVRVPVFRAHSVALNIETERKITREKAIELLSSFEGVVVQDDPQNRSYPMPLFVAGKDACYVGRIREDISSERGLNLWVVGDQLRKGAALNAIQIAELLLKEGIL